One window of the Anaeromyxobacter dehalogenans 2CP-C genome contains the following:
- a CDS encoding M48 family metalloprotease: MRRAIALARRPGARAAWAALVLAAACARNPATGERQLSLVSRDQEIALGKQAAEQVRQTMGRYDDPELQAYVERVGMRIAKGSERPDLPWSFTVVDDPAVNAFALPGGPVFVTRGLLTYLTSEAELAAVLGHEIGHITARHSVEQLSKAQLAQVGLGVGMVVSEDLRRFGQVAGAGMQLLFLKFGRDDERQADALGFRYMVEQRYDPRQMAAVFRTLEAVSARGGGGRVPGWLSTHPDPGDRAETAARRAAKVEAPDRMEVDREQYLAKVDDVVFGEDPRQGYLKGSTFVHPQLGFQLTLPQGWKAQNTAAALVAVSPRQDAALQLSAAGKSSPEEAVQKFFSQEGIRAVQAPPPAVPPGGAARWFEAATEQGNVGGVVAFVPAGGTTLQIVEYAPAERLQGEADTFQRVLASFGPVTDPAARAVQPARLDVVKVPRDMSLADFAREFSSTAPPEVLAALNGVAPGGTLRAGQTAKRVVGGSPELVSGR, from the coding sequence CTCGGGAAGCAGGCCGCCGAGCAGGTCCGGCAGACCATGGGGCGCTACGACGACCCGGAGCTCCAGGCCTACGTCGAGCGGGTCGGGATGCGCATCGCGAAGGGATCCGAGCGGCCCGACCTGCCCTGGAGCTTCACCGTCGTGGACGATCCGGCCGTGAACGCGTTCGCGCTGCCGGGCGGGCCGGTGTTCGTGACCCGCGGCCTGCTCACCTACCTCACCTCGGAGGCGGAGCTGGCCGCGGTCCTCGGCCACGAGATCGGCCACATCACGGCGCGCCACTCGGTCGAGCAGCTCTCCAAGGCGCAGCTGGCGCAGGTGGGGCTCGGCGTCGGCATGGTGGTGAGCGAGGACCTCCGCCGCTTCGGCCAGGTGGCGGGCGCGGGGATGCAGCTCCTGTTCCTCAAGTTCGGGCGCGACGACGAGCGCCAGGCCGACGCGCTCGGCTTCCGCTACATGGTCGAGCAGCGGTACGACCCGCGCCAGATGGCGGCGGTGTTCCGCACGCTGGAGGCGGTGTCCGCGCGCGGGGGCGGCGGCCGGGTGCCGGGCTGGCTCTCCACCCACCCGGACCCGGGCGACCGCGCCGAGACCGCGGCGAGGCGCGCGGCGAAGGTCGAGGCTCCGGACCGGATGGAGGTGGACCGCGAGCAGTACCTGGCGAAGGTGGACGACGTGGTGTTCGGCGAGGATCCGCGGCAGGGCTACCTGAAGGGCAGCACCTTCGTGCACCCGCAGCTCGGCTTCCAGCTCACGCTGCCGCAGGGGTGGAAGGCGCAGAACACGGCCGCGGCGCTCGTCGCGGTCAGCCCTCGGCAGGACGCCGCGCTGCAGCTCTCCGCCGCCGGGAAGTCGTCGCCGGAGGAGGCGGTCCAGAAGTTCTTCTCGCAAGAGGGCATCCGCGCGGTGCAGGCGCCGCCGCCCGCCGTGCCGCCCGGCGGCGCGGCGCGCTGGTTCGAGGCCGCCACCGAGCAGGGGAACGTGGGCGGGGTGGTCGCGTTCGTGCCGGCGGGCGGCACCACGCTGCAGATCGTGGAGTACGCGCCCGCGGAGCGGCTCCAGGGCGAGGCGGACACGTTCCAGCGCGTGCTCGCGAGCTTCGGGCCGGTGACCGATCCTGCCGCGCGCGCGGTGCAGCCGGCCCGGCTCGACGTGGTGAAGGTGCCGCGCGACATGTCGCTCGCCGACTTCGCGCGGGAGTTCTCCTCGACCGCGCCGCCCGAGGTGCTGGCGGCCCTGAACGGCGTCGCGCCCGGGGGGACGCTGCGCGCGGGCCAGACGGCGAAGCGGGTGGTCGGGGGCAGCCCGGAGCTGGTGTCCGGGCGCTGA